In a single window of the Massilia oculi genome:
- a CDS encoding universal stress protein: protein MPDPSPTTPPGLLLATDLSARCDRPLERAKQLADEFSIPLVVLTVHDAPQAPGEVLQWLDGDAGRTQQEGAARAEFAREFAGSPLQATQHFATGPAAAAILDSAATLPGAIVVAGASQHDSLGDLLLGSTVEKLARGLAQPLLVVRQRVRGSYRRIMVATDFTPASKLALETAARLFPGRRITVFHAHDSETLVPDAPPHAELIRFLDGCALPPGAHELLDLVIGEGEPASQLARHVVDNSIDLAVLGLHEESALMRLLTGSRSEYLLQAVVCDTLLVRPPVRHGEDDENEKT, encoded by the coding sequence ATGCCAGACCCTAGCCCGACTACGCCCCCCGGATTGTTGCTTGCGACGGACCTGAGCGCCCGCTGCGACCGGCCCCTGGAACGCGCCAAGCAGCTGGCCGACGAATTTTCAATACCGCTGGTGGTCCTGACGGTGCACGACGCGCCCCAGGCGCCCGGCGAAGTGCTCCAATGGCTCGACGGCGACGCCGGACGCACGCAGCAGGAAGGCGCGGCGCGCGCCGAGTTCGCGCGCGAATTCGCCGGCTCGCCCCTGCAGGCCACCCAGCATTTCGCCACCGGTCCGGCCGCTGCCGCCATCCTCGACAGCGCGGCCACCCTGCCCGGCGCCATCGTGGTCGCCGGCGCCTCGCAGCACGACAGCCTGGGCGACCTGCTGCTCGGCTCCACCGTCGAGAAACTGGCGCGCGGCCTGGCGCAGCCGCTGCTGGTGGTGCGCCAGCGCGTACGCGGCTCCTACCGCCGCATCATGGTCGCGACCGACTTCACGCCGGCGTCAAAACTGGCGCTGGAAACGGCGGCCCGCCTGTTCCCCGGGCGCCGGATCACGGTATTCCACGCCCATGATTCCGAGACCCTGGTCCCGGATGCGCCGCCCCACGCGGAGCTGATCCGCTTCCTGGACGGCTGCGCACTGCCGCCCGGCGCCCATGAGCTGCTCGACCTGGTGATCGGCGAAGGCGAACCCGCCTCCCAGCTTGCGCGCCATGTAGTGGATAATAGTATCGATCTGGCCGTGCTCGGCCTGCATGAAGAATCGGCGCTGATGCGCCTCCTGACCGGTAGCCGCAGTGAATACCTGCTGCAGGCAGTCGTGTGCGACACGCTGCTTGTACGTCCCCCTGTGCGCCATGGAGAAGACGATGAGAATGAAAAAACCTGA
- a CDS encoding porin, producing the protein MSKYMRRSALAFAACAAAAQTQAQTQVQLYGRLNVSAEYVKASATADGPRLSQQRVSNNRSVLGFRGSEDLGGGVSAIFQVEGTLSLDTGAGELARRDTRVGLDGGFGTLFAGHWVTAYNGATSSLDPFYPTTAGYMSIIGNGAGAAVDNVNNLSSFDRRQANSIHYWTRTWKGIGLRMTHGLAEERPASGAKPSLTSLAAVYDQGPWYATLAHERHHEYQGPGLRDSGTKLAVARRFGDTRVALLAERLEYETAAGGLDRNAWYVSVTHQLGAHGLRLGLAHAGDGKGAGGNRVGFIRGGARTGATHVTLGYEYLLSKRTALHAYVTHLDNEENGGYDFAINSLGAAPGATLKGATLGLRHSF; encoded by the coding sequence ATGAGTAAATACATGCGCCGCAGTGCCCTGGCGTTCGCGGCATGCGCCGCCGCCGCCCAGACCCAGGCCCAGACCCAGGTCCAGCTTTATGGCCGCCTGAACGTGTCGGCCGAATACGTGAAGGCGTCCGCCACCGCCGACGGTCCGCGCCTGAGCCAGCAGCGGGTCTCGAACAACCGCTCGGTACTGGGCTTTCGCGGCAGCGAAGACCTGGGCGGCGGGGTCAGCGCCATCTTCCAGGTCGAGGGCACGCTGTCGCTCGATACCGGCGCGGGTGAGCTCGCGCGCCGCGATACCCGGGTCGGCCTCGATGGCGGCTTCGGCACGCTGTTCGCCGGTCACTGGGTGACCGCCTACAACGGCGCGACGTCGAGCCTCGACCCTTTCTATCCGACTACCGCCGGTTATATGAGCATCATCGGCAACGGCGCCGGGGCGGCGGTCGACAACGTGAACAATCTGTCTTCCTTCGACCGGCGCCAGGCCAACTCCATCCATTACTGGACCCGGACATGGAAGGGTATCGGCCTGCGAATGACGCACGGCCTGGCAGAGGAACGCCCGGCCAGCGGCGCCAAGCCATCCCTGACCTCGCTCGCGGCGGTCTACGATCAGGGGCCGTGGTATGCGACGCTGGCCCATGAGCGGCACCACGAATACCAGGGACCGGGCTTGCGCGACAGCGGCACCAAGCTGGCCGTGGCGCGGCGCTTCGGTGACACCCGGGTGGCGCTGCTGGCCGAGCGCCTCGAATACGAGACGGCCGCCGGCGGCCTGGATCGCAATGCCTGGTATGTCTCGGTCACCCATCAACTCGGCGCGCACGGCCTGCGCCTCGGGCTGGCGCATGCTGGTGATGGAAAGGGCGCCGGCGGCAACCGGGTCGGCTTCATCCGTGGCGGCGCACGCACCGGCGCCACCCACGTCACGCTCGGCTACGAATACCTGCTATCGAAGCGCACCGCGCTGCATGCCTACGTCACCCATCTCGACAACGAGGAGAACGGCGGTTACGACTTCGCGATCAACAGCCTGGGCGCGGCGCCCGGCGCCACCCTGAAGGGCGCCACGCTCGGGCTGCGCCACAGCTTCTGA
- a CDS encoding serine hydrolase domain-containing protein, producing the protein MRALWVAVLSLLVVSCSSASRGPAPGLPDRDVEALMAREKVVGLALALIDEGQVVKVATYGKRNLECDLPLEPDTVMYGASLTKTAFAYMLLQLASEGRLDLDAPLTRLLPRALPDYRLGERRDFSDLAGDERWRRLTPRILLTHAGGFANFRWLEPDEKLRFHFDPGARYAYSAEGMYILQLIVEQGLGLDAGREMQLRVFDRLGMPNTSMRWRPDFAANMADGYTLKGKMEPHDQRSAVTAAGSMDTTIADQARMWAALVRGDGLSPSLRAEMVRPQLPILSAGQFPTLVSRPGAQVAGLAAGLGVVIFQDRSGAGWFKGGHNDSTGNMAICLEARRRCLVMLSNDVRAERIFPEIARLALGENDMPWRWEYGWYGNAPQP; encoded by the coding sequence ATGAGAGCACTGTGGGTGGCGGTCTTGTCGCTGTTGGTTGTCAGCTGTTCGAGCGCATCGCGCGGCCCGGCCCCCGGATTGCCGGACCGCGACGTCGAGGCCCTGATGGCGCGCGAAAAAGTGGTCGGACTGGCGCTGGCGCTGATCGACGAGGGGCAGGTGGTCAAGGTCGCGACCTACGGCAAGCGCAATCTGGAGTGCGACCTGCCGCTGGAGCCTGACACGGTGATGTACGGCGCCTCGCTGACCAAGACCGCCTTCGCCTACATGCTGCTGCAGCTGGCCAGCGAAGGCCGGCTCGACCTGGATGCACCGCTCACGCGGCTGCTGCCCCGGGCCTTGCCCGACTACCGGCTTGGCGAACGCAGGGATTTCAGCGACCTGGCCGGCGACGAACGCTGGCGCCGGCTCACGCCACGCATCCTGCTCACGCACGCGGGCGGCTTCGCCAACTTCCGCTGGCTCGAGCCGGACGAAAAGCTGCGCTTTCACTTCGACCCCGGCGCGCGCTATGCCTACTCGGCCGAAGGCATGTACATCCTGCAGCTGATCGTCGAGCAGGGGCTGGGCCTCGATGCCGGCCGCGAGATGCAGCTGCGCGTGTTCGACCGCCTGGGCATGCCCAATACCAGCATGCGCTGGCGGCCGGACTTCGCCGCCAACATGGCCGACGGCTACACCCTGAAGGGCAAGATGGAGCCGCACGACCAGCGCAGCGCCGTCACCGCCGCCGGCTCGATGGACACCACGATCGCCGACCAGGCGCGCATGTGGGCGGCGCTCGTGCGCGGCGACGGATTGAGCCCGTCGCTGCGCGCCGAGATGGTGCGTCCGCAACTGCCGATCCTGAGCGCCGGCCAGTTCCCGACCCTGGTGTCGCGGCCCGGCGCGCAGGTAGCGGGGCTGGCGGCCGGCCTGGGCGTGGTCATCTTCCAGGATCGCAGCGGCGCCGGATGGTTCAAGGGCGGGCACAACGACAGCACCGGAAACATGGCGATCTGCCTGGAGGCGCGCCGGCGCTGCCTGGTGATGCTGTCCAACGACGTGCGTGCCGAGCGCATCTTCCCCGAGATCGCACGCCTGGCGCTGGGCGAGAACGACATGCCGTGGCGCTGGGAATACGGCTGGTACGGAAACGCGCCGCAGCCCTGA
- a CDS encoding response regulator, with the protein MLAESRDARILDIGLPDMDGRELARHIRAVPGERTPLLIALSGYGSNADRRAALGAGFDRYLVKPANIQQLDALRAGAQSLG; encoded by the coding sequence GTGCTGGCGGAATCCCGGGACGCGCGCATCCTCGACATCGGCCTGCCCGACATGGACGGCCGCGAACTGGCGCGCCACATCCGCGCCGTGCCGGGAGAGCGCACGCCGCTCCTGATCGCGCTGTCCGGCTACGGCAGCAATGCCGACCGCCGGGCCGCGCTGGGTGCCGGCTTCGACCGTTACCTGGTCAAGCCGGCCAATATCCAGCAGCTCGACGCGCTGCGCGCCGGGGCTCAGTCGCTCGGATAG
- a CDS encoding Gfo/Idh/MocA family protein, giving the protein MTRIIRWGILGTGRIARDFAAGLRATPDAVLAAVASRSDEGAQACAAQFDVPRAFGSYEALVDCPDVDIVYIATPHPMHAANALLALRAGKAVLCEKPFAMNRREAGEIVALARAKNLFLMEAMWTRFMPALAEVRRIIASGEIGTVTQLHADFGFSATPDPAHRVNDPALGGGALLDLGIYPLSIACALLGRVETVQAQAIMGETGVDLTTAFTMRHAGGTLSICSCSLRARAPSELVVSGTRGSVRMHRMFHMTESVTVDLLDGPSRTISTPWLGNGYTHEAIAAGQCLRDGLLEHPDMTHDDTLAIMGLLDTIRRQIGLRYPSD; this is encoded by the coding sequence ATGACCCGCATCATCCGCTGGGGCATCCTCGGCACCGGGCGCATCGCGCGCGACTTCGCGGCCGGCCTGCGCGCCACGCCCGACGCCGTGCTGGCCGCGGTCGCCTCGCGCAGCGACGAAGGCGCCCAGGCCTGTGCCGCTCAGTTCGACGTTCCACGGGCGTTCGGCTCCTATGAGGCGCTGGTCGATTGTCCCGACGTCGACATCGTCTATATCGCCACCCCGCACCCGATGCACGCCGCCAACGCCCTGCTCGCCCTGCGCGCCGGCAAGGCTGTCTTGTGCGAGAAGCCATTCGCGATGAACCGCCGCGAGGCGGGCGAGATCGTGGCGCTGGCGCGCGCGAAGAACCTGTTCCTGATGGAGGCGATGTGGACCCGCTTCATGCCGGCGCTGGCCGAGGTACGGCGCATCATCGCCTCGGGCGAGATCGGCACGGTGACCCAGCTGCACGCCGACTTCGGCTTCTCGGCCACGCCCGATCCAGCGCACCGCGTCAACGATCCGGCGCTGGGCGGCGGCGCGCTGCTCGACTTGGGCATCTACCCGCTGTCGATCGCCTGCGCCCTCCTGGGGCGGGTCGAGACGGTGCAGGCCCAGGCCATCATGGGCGAGACCGGCGTCGACCTCACCACGGCCTTCACCATGCGCCACGCGGGCGGCACCCTGTCGATCTGCAGCTGTTCGCTGCGGGCGCGCGCGCCGAGCGAGCTGGTGGTGTCCGGCACGCGCGGCAGCGTGCGCATGCACCGGATGTTCCACATGACCGAGAGCGTCACGGTCGACCTGCTGGACGGCCCTTCGCGCACGATTTCCACGCCCTGGCTCGGCAACGGCTACACCCATGAGGCGATCGCCGCAGGACAGTGCCTGCGCGACGGCCTGCTCGAGCATCCCGACATGACCCACGACGATACGCTGGCGATCATGGGGCTGCTCGACACGATCCGCAGGCAGATCGGCCTGCGCTATCCGAGCGACTGA
- a CDS encoding heme-degrading domain-containing protein has translation MQDIATISLDALLQEERQLQFDRFDRDTAAALGAALVARAQRASRPVTLEIRQGDTVLFAHAMPGASPDHADWIRRKNNLVKRTGHSSFYTHHEVRQAGGDHDKLPGLDMRDYAAHGGAYPIVVRGKGMVGTATVSGLPGADDHALVVAALKDHLQTGELP, from the coding sequence ATGCAAGACATCGCCACCATCTCGCTCGACGCCCTGCTGCAGGAAGAACGGCAGCTCCAGTTCGACCGTTTCGACAGGGACACCGCCGCCGCCCTCGGCGCTGCGCTGGTTGCGCGGGCGCAGCGCGCCAGCCGGCCGGTGACGCTCGAGATCAGGCAGGGCGACACGGTCCTGTTCGCGCATGCGATGCCGGGCGCCTCGCCGGACCATGCAGACTGGATCCGGCGCAAGAACAACCTGGTCAAGCGCACCGGCCACAGCTCCTTCTACACCCACCACGAGGTGCGCCAGGCCGGCGGCGATCACGACAAGTTGCCCGGCCTCGACATGCGCGACTACGCGGCCCACGGCGGCGCCTACCCGATCGTCGTGCGCGGCAAGGGCATGGTCGGCACGGCTACCGTGTCGGGCCTGCCCGGCGCCGACGACCACGCGCTGGTGGTGGCCGCGCTGAAAGACCATCTGCAGACAGGAGAACTGCCATGA
- a CDS encoding MFS transporter, translating into MRKIASPLLWVPTGYFTMALGYVMLTSVTAIMFKNLGMDNGRAAQYSSLLILAYTVKPLFAPFVEMYRTKKFFVLCAQVAIGAGFAGVALLMELPGYMTFLMAIFFALSFIGATQDIASDGVYVTSLDARAQSLYCGIQSLSWNIGPIVAAGGMVYLSGYLHTHVFGHDPAVFGPDWIDAWRIIFLLVGGLTLLMALWHWRTMPQGARAADTPSSVKDAGRILLDAFVTLFQKRGVWRMIAFAFLFRFSVGLLEKIGPFFMVDPASKGGLGLSNEMLGLIYGTYGLAAVLVGSLLGGLYVAKRGLKATLFVLCCAINIPNVAFLVLALTMPSSLVLITLGVAIEKFFFGFGAVGFMIYLMQQLAPGKYTTTHYAFGTGLMGLCGMVTGVISGHLQEMMGYVGYFVLVMVATIPSFLATWFAPFYHDDGSQPKAEPDADAAGKTVPA; encoded by the coding sequence ATGCGTAAGATCGCCTCGCCGCTGCTGTGGGTGCCGACCGGCTACTTCACGATGGCGCTCGGCTACGTGATGCTCACCAGCGTCACCGCCATCATGTTCAAGAACCTGGGCATGGACAACGGCCGCGCCGCCCAGTATTCGAGCCTGCTGATCCTGGCGTACACCGTCAAGCCGCTGTTCGCGCCCTTCGTGGAGATGTACCGCACCAAGAAATTCTTCGTGCTGTGCGCGCAGGTGGCGATCGGCGCCGGCTTTGCCGGGGTCGCGCTGCTGATGGAACTGCCCGGCTACATGACCTTCCTGATGGCGATTTTCTTCGCCCTGTCCTTCATCGGCGCGACGCAGGACATCGCCAGCGACGGCGTCTACGTCACCTCGCTCGACGCCCGCGCGCAATCGCTGTACTGCGGCATCCAGAGCCTGTCCTGGAACATCGGCCCGATCGTGGCCGCCGGCGGCATGGTCTACCTGAGCGGCTACCTGCACACGCACGTCTTTGGCCACGATCCCGCCGTGTTCGGGCCGGACTGGATCGATGCCTGGCGCATCATCTTCCTGCTGGTCGGCGGCCTGACCCTGTTGATGGCGCTGTGGCACTGGCGCACCATGCCGCAAGGCGCGCGCGCGGCCGACACGCCGTCCTCGGTGAAGGACGCCGGCCGCATCCTGCTCGACGCCTTCGTCACCCTGTTCCAGAAGCGCGGCGTGTGGCGCATGATCGCCTTCGCCTTCCTGTTCCGCTTCAGCGTGGGCCTGCTGGAAAAGATCGGTCCCTTCTTCATGGTCGATCCCGCCTCGAAGGGCGGCCTGGGCCTGTCGAACGAGATGCTGGGCCTGATCTACGGCACCTACGGCCTGGCCGCGGTGCTGGTCGGCTCGCTGCTCGGCGGCCTGTACGTGGCCAAACGCGGCCTGAAGGCGACGCTGTTCGTGCTGTGCTGCGCGATCAACATTCCGAACGTGGCCTTCCTGGTGCTGGCGCTCACCATGCCATCGAGCCTGGTCCTGATCACGCTCGGCGTCGCGATCGAAAAATTCTTCTTCGGCTTCGGGGCCGTCGGCTTCATGATCTACCTGATGCAGCAGCTCGCGCCGGGCAAGTACACCACCACCCACTATGCCTTCGGCACCGGCCTGATGGGCCTGTGCGGCATGGTCACAGGCGTGATCAGCGGCCACCTGCAGGAGATGATGGGCTACGTCGGCTACTTCGTGCTGGTGATGGTCGCCACCATTCCCTCCTTCCTGGCCACCTGGTTCGCGCCGTTCTACCACGACGACGGCAGCCAGCCGAAGGCGGAACCGGATGCCGACGCCGCGGGCAAGACGGTGCCGGCATGA
- a CDS encoding glucokinase, producing the protein MQTITYPDGPRLLADIGGTNARFALEPAPGAIQAVRSLACADHARFEDAVRFYLAGTQRLHGARVRHAVIAIANPVDGDAIRMTNHHWAFSIEAARRALGLETLLVVNDFTALAMSLPALRPGDLAQVGGGSALAGSAIGLVGAGTGLGVSGLVPSGERWIPLSSEGGHVAFSPLDEREVTVLRHAWQRYDHVSAERFVSGPGLVLIREALAMSRGMAPDKDLSPSDIVTRGLSGGDALSLEAIDCFCGMLGTVAANLAVTLGARGGIYIGGGVVPRLGAYFVASPFRPRFERKGRFSEFTARIPTWLITAPTPALQGASAMLSDHLAWTHATAPHMSMEAAHA; encoded by the coding sequence ATGCAGACGATTACCTACCCCGACGGCCCGCGCCTGCTGGCCGACATCGGCGGCACCAACGCGCGCTTCGCGCTCGAGCCGGCGCCGGGCGCGATCCAGGCCGTGCGGTCGCTGGCCTGCGCCGACCACGCCCGTTTCGAAGACGCGGTGCGCTTCTACCTGGCCGGCACGCAACGGCTGCACGGCGCCCGCGTGCGCCACGCGGTGATCGCGATCGCCAATCCGGTGGACGGCGACGCCATCCGCATGACGAACCACCACTGGGCGTTCTCGATCGAGGCGGCGCGCCGTGCACTGGGCCTGGAGACGCTGCTGGTAGTGAACGATTTCACGGCGCTGGCCATGTCGCTGCCGGCCCTGCGGCCGGGCGACCTGGCCCAGGTCGGCGGCGGATCAGCGCTGGCAGGCAGCGCCATCGGCCTGGTCGGCGCCGGCACCGGCCTCGGTGTCTCGGGCCTGGTCCCGAGCGGCGAGCGCTGGATTCCCCTGAGTAGCGAAGGCGGCCACGTCGCCTTTTCCCCGCTCGACGAGCGCGAGGTGACCGTGCTGCGCCATGCCTGGCAACGCTACGATCACGTCTCGGCCGAGCGCTTCGTCTCCGGCCCCGGCCTGGTGCTGATCCGCGAGGCGCTGGCCATGAGCCGCGGCATGGCGCCGGACAAGGACCTGTCGCCGTCCGACATCGTGACGCGCGGCCTGTCCGGCGGCGACGCGCTGTCGCTGGAAGCGATCGACTGCTTCTGCGGCATGCTGGGCACGGTGGCGGCCAACCTGGCCGTGACCCTCGGCGCGCGCGGCGGCATCTATATCGGCGGCGGCGTCGTGCCGCGCCTGGGCGCCTATTTCGTCGCCTCGCCGTTTCGTCCGCGCTTCGAGCGCAAGGGCCGCTTCAGCGAGTTCACCGCGCGCATCCCCACCTGGCTGATCACGGCGCCGACGCCGGCCCTGCAGGGCGCGTCGGCGATGTTGTCCGATCACCTGGCCTGGACCCATGCGACAGCGCCGCACATGAGCATGGAGGCTGCGCATGCGTAA
- a CDS encoding GH1 family beta-glucosidase, whose product MTKSPDFDFNNDFPPDFTWGVATSSFQIEGAHDVDGKGPSIWDTFCKDKANIKDGSDGTVACDHYHRYREDVDIMASLGVDAYRFSLAWARVQPTGRGAWNEAGFGFYDRLLDALAEKNIRPHATLYHWDLPQGLQDDGGWMNRDTAHRFADYAHEVARRFGNRIEAIATHNEPWCTANLGYGNAQFAPGVVDLKQSIQVSHHLLLSHGLAMRAMREVGGKAQLGIVLNQWTADAATGSEADRAMAEFEYARSVQWFMDPIFKGRYPELALRGHGANAPQVRDGDFDIIRQKIDFLGSNYYFRSWCSAATPPVPPPARHGVTDMGWEIFPEGLPELLIKLKAEYPDLPPVYITENGMANPDLVENGRVHDPARIAYVRSHLAALKEAMDAGVDVRGYFLWSLLDNFEWNSGYAKRFGIVHVDYATQQRTLKDSALWYREFIAARDRANRIKT is encoded by the coding sequence ATGACCAAAAGTCCCGACTTCGACTTCAACAACGACTTCCCACCCGATTTCACCTGGGGCGTGGCCACCAGTTCCTTCCAGATCGAAGGCGCCCACGACGTCGACGGCAAGGGCCCGTCGATCTGGGACACCTTCTGCAAGGACAAGGCGAACATCAAGGATGGCAGCGACGGCACCGTCGCCTGCGACCACTACCACCGCTACCGCGAAGACGTCGACATCATGGCTTCGCTGGGCGTGGACGCCTACCGCTTCTCGCTGGCCTGGGCCCGGGTCCAGCCTACTGGTCGTGGCGCCTGGAACGAGGCCGGTTTCGGCTTCTACGACCGCCTGCTCGACGCGCTGGCGGAAAAAAACATCCGCCCCCACGCCACGCTCTACCACTGGGACCTGCCGCAAGGCTTGCAGGACGACGGCGGCTGGATGAATCGCGACACGGCGCACCGCTTCGCCGACTACGCGCATGAAGTGGCGCGCCGCTTCGGCAACCGCATCGAGGCGATCGCCACCCATAACGAGCCCTGGTGCACGGCCAATCTCGGCTACGGCAACGCCCAGTTCGCGCCGGGCGTGGTCGACCTGAAGCAGTCGATCCAGGTCTCGCACCACCTGCTGCTGTCGCACGGCCTGGCGATGCGCGCCATGCGCGAGGTGGGCGGCAAGGCGCAACTCGGCATCGTGCTGAACCAGTGGACCGCCGATGCCGCCACCGGTTCCGAGGCCGACCGCGCCATGGCCGAATTCGAGTATGCGCGCTCGGTGCAGTGGTTCATGGACCCGATTTTCAAGGGCCGTTATCCGGAACTCGCGCTGCGTGGCCATGGCGCCAACGCGCCGCAGGTCCGCGACGGCGATTTCGACATCATCAGGCAGAAGATCGACTTCCTCGGCTCGAACTATTATTTCCGCAGCTGGTGCAGCGCCGCCACGCCGCCGGTGCCGCCGCCGGCTCGCCACGGCGTGACCGACATGGGTTGGGAGATCTTCCCGGAAGGCCTGCCCGAACTGCTGATCAAACTGAAAGCCGAGTACCCCGACCTGCCGCCGGTGTACATTACCGAGAACGGCATGGCCAATCCCGACCTGGTCGAGAATGGCCGTGTCCACGATCCGGCACGCATCGCCTACGTGCGCAGCCACCTGGCCGCGCTCAAGGAGGCGATGGATGCCGGCGTCGACGTGCGCGGCTACTTCCTCTGGAGCCTGCTCGACAACTTCGAGTGGAATTCGGGCTACGCCAAGCGCTTCGGCATCGTGCACGTGGATTATGCGACCCAGCAGCGCACCCTCAAGGACAGCGCGCTGTGGTATCGCGAATTCATTGCGGCCCGCGACCGGGCCAATCGCATCAAGACTTGA